One window of Dyadobacter sandarakinus genomic DNA carries:
- a CDS encoding CBM96 family carbohydrate-binding protein — protein MKIHALQAFQSTVLYFFLLFLGPGALLHAQPGIEWDQCYGSGSIRAAQATPDGGYILAGSTTGSVDQTEPAIGQGDYWIVKIAADGTKQWDRTLGSNRTDDVASVIATSDGGYLVGGKSKSNAGGNKTTNDFATELSKRGDYWIVKLSADGTIQWDKSYGGTVNDELTSMAQTADGGYILGGNSPSSIGGNKSQRNKGGNDYWVVKITADGTIQWDNAYGGPQTENLASVKQTSDGGYILAGSSASIVGGDKTEPARGNLDYWLVKISASGAREWDKTFGGNRNDECTSLVIAPDGGYLLGGSSNSDQSGEKSENTVGREYNGTGDYWVVKVSANGTQEWDQTIGGSGNDKMTSLLATPDGGYILGGTSISGRSGDKTTANKGSNDFWLVKLSASGAKIWDKTIGTSEDDGLAGICTAADGGYLLAGYTTHGLYDGDKLTSNLGERSKSGYWVVKCTSENGNKLAFSADSLYFETIQGAPIAPPQTVTLSPSAGTPNVRFSTGRSGQWLALPPPAAGQLSFGLNEAEIDWGYEQQTFVVAVAPGYARAVLNVNLNARPATARLEIRNIGNRMVKTGQDGGFQVFASADPGQTVTYSLVNAPFGAFIDPVTGIVEWIPNLPGVYNFSVKATTNGPPALSKEASVSITVTESIASGTFRINAGGPYFSASNGRNFKADAYFSGVDRVSTEPQGDIANTTDDDLYRTGRCSPRFNYNIPVRNGHYNVVLHFAETWFGAPGRGPAGVGKRRFHVDIEGERKLTNYDIFAEAGGAMRAIQDTIPVAVTDNFMNIEFLTGAADMPRIAAIEVIMVERLATVLQQLIADAYVNDGIFADTNFGSDPTLIVKTGTGNEISRNAYLKFGLAELTEITKAIIVINGENVEPGKVDFVPLTVFGLSNDDWTEKGITWNNAPAQSGVPVGSTKILSDIGPSNYYQIDVTDFVRAELAGDRVATFLLRDVKGTNQKLSFSSREGSPRPALLIYTSTVYASAARTGQEVFTPSPESDVQKTLVYPNPARQSFMLEVSGRHDANIWAELTDLAGNSVKLNLPKDTKPGSKTEIELTTLPVKPGIYLIHVWSNAFTESHKLVIVP, from the coding sequence ATGAAAATACATGCTCTACAAGCGTTTCAAAGTACTGTGCTGTACTTTTTTCTGTTGTTTTTAGGCCCCGGCGCCCTGCTGCATGCCCAGCCGGGCATTGAATGGGACCAATGTTATGGTTCAGGTAGTATTCGGGCAGCGCAAGCCACACCCGACGGTGGGTATATTCTGGCTGGCTCTACCACCGGATCCGTAGATCAAACCGAACCAGCAATAGGACAAGGCGATTATTGGATCGTCAAAATTGCGGCTGACGGCACCAAACAATGGGACCGGACCCTTGGCAGCAACAGAACAGATGATGTTGCCAGTGTAATCGCTACTTCTGACGGAGGATACCTGGTAGGTGGAAAATCGAAGTCCAATGCAGGCGGCAATAAAACTACCAATGACTTCGCTACCGAACTAAGTAAAAGAGGCGACTACTGGATCGTTAAACTAAGTGCCGACGGAACTATACAGTGGGACAAGAGTTACGGGGGAACGGTAAACGATGAACTTACTTCCATGGCCCAGACCGCTGACGGAGGCTACATACTGGGCGGCAACTCCCCATCCAGTATCGGTGGCAACAAGTCGCAGCGGAACAAAGGCGGTAACGACTACTGGGTTGTCAAAATTACCGCCGACGGAACCATCCAGTGGGACAACGCTTATGGAGGTCCGCAGACAGAAAACCTGGCCTCGGTAAAACAAACCAGTGACGGCGGGTACATACTCGCCGGGTCGTCGGCCTCGATCGTCGGTGGGGACAAAACCGAACCTGCCAGAGGGAATCTTGACTACTGGCTCGTCAAAATTTCTGCTTCCGGAGCAAGGGAATGGGATAAAACGTTTGGAGGAAACCGCAATGATGAATGCACCTCCCTGGTGATCGCCCCGGATGGCGGCTACCTGCTGGGCGGCTCGTCCAACTCAGACCAATCTGGTGAAAAATCTGAAAATACCGTTGGTCGTGAATATAACGGTACTGGCGATTATTGGGTTGTAAAAGTTTCGGCTAACGGTACCCAGGAATGGGATCAAACCATTGGTGGCAGCGGAAATGATAAGATGACATCCCTCTTGGCCACGCCTGATGGTGGCTACATCCTCGGCGGAACTTCGATATCGGGCAGGAGCGGAGACAAAACCACAGCCAACAAAGGAAGCAACGATTTCTGGCTGGTCAAACTATCCGCCTCTGGTGCAAAGATATGGGATAAGACGATCGGCACATCGGAAGACGATGGTCTGGCCGGCATTTGTACGGCTGCCGATGGCGGGTACCTGCTTGCCGGCTATACGACTCATGGATTATATGACGGGGACAAACTGACGAGTAACCTGGGTGAAAGATCAAAATCAGGTTACTGGGTTGTAAAATGCACTTCGGAAAATGGTAATAAGCTCGCATTTTCAGCTGATTCGCTCTACTTCGAAACAATCCAGGGCGCTCCGATTGCTCCTCCGCAAACCGTTACACTCTCGCCCAGTGCAGGCACTCCGAATGTTCGCTTCTCAACAGGTCGCTCCGGGCAGTGGCTTGCCTTGCCGCCTCCCGCAGCTGGTCAGCTTTCATTCGGACTGAACGAGGCTGAAATCGACTGGGGATATGAGCAACAAACATTTGTTGTCGCTGTGGCTCCCGGGTATGCGCGGGCTGTTTTGAACGTAAACCTGAATGCACGGCCGGCAACTGCCAGATTGGAAATTAGAAATATTGGAAATCGGATGGTTAAAACTGGCCAGGATGGGGGATTCCAGGTTTTCGCAAGCGCGGATCCCGGCCAAACTGTGACCTACTCGCTCGTCAATGCCCCTTTCGGTGCCTTCATCGATCCTGTAACCGGAATTGTCGAATGGATTCCGAACCTGCCGGGCGTATACAATTTTTCTGTAAAAGCCACGACCAATGGTCCTCCTGCGTTATCCAAAGAAGCGTCTGTTTCCATCACGGTCACTGAAAGTATTGCTTCCGGGACATTCAGGATCAATGCGGGCGGACCTTATTTCAGCGCTTCCAACGGACGCAACTTCAAGGCTGATGCTTATTTCAGCGGCGTTGATCGTGTCAGTACCGAACCGCAGGGTGATATTGCCAATACCACGGACGACGACCTTTACCGCACAGGCCGCTGCTCGCCCCGGTTCAATTATAACATACCTGTCCGGAATGGTCATTACAATGTCGTGCTGCATTTTGCAGAAACATGGTTCGGAGCGCCTGGAAGAGGGCCGGCGGGCGTCGGCAAGCGGCGTTTTCATGTCGATATCGAAGGTGAGCGCAAGCTGACCAACTATGATATTTTTGCCGAAGCGGGCGGCGCCATGCGCGCCATTCAGGATACGATTCCCGTGGCCGTCACTGATAATTTTATGAACATCGAATTCCTAACCGGGGCAGCTGATATGCCCAGGATTGCAGCGATTGAGGTGATCATGGTCGAGCGGCTGGCTACCGTATTACAGCAGCTGATTGCCGATGCTTATGTGAACGATGGTATCTTTGCCGATACCAATTTCGGAAGTGATCCGACTTTGATTGTCAAAACGGGAACTGGTAATGAAATTTCGAGAAATGCGTATCTCAAATTTGGTCTGGCGGAATTGACTGAGATTACCAAAGCCATCATCGTCATCAATGGTGAAAATGTGGAACCCGGAAAGGTGGATTTCGTCCCGCTCACTGTTTTCGGCTTATCCAATGATGACTGGACGGAAAAAGGAATTACCTGGAATAATGCCCCAGCCCAATCAGGCGTGCCGGTTGGTTCCACTAAAATCTTATCGGATATTGGTCCCAGCAATTATTACCAAATCGACGTTACTGACTTTGTGCGTGCTGAACTGGCCGGTGATAGAGTAGCCACTTTCCTGCTCAGGGATGTAAAAGGTACAAACCAAAAGCTTTCATTTAGCAGCAGAGAAGGCAGCCCACGCCCCGCATTGCTGATCTATACCAGTACCGTTTATGCATCGGCTGCCCGCACCGGTCAGGAGGTTTTTACGCCATCCCCTGAATCTGACGTACAAAAAACTCTGGTATACCCTAACCCGGCCCGGCAGAGCTTCATGCTGGAAGTTTCCGGCAGGCACGATGCCAATATATGGGCCGAGCTCACAGACCTGGCCGGTAACAGTGTGAAGCTTAATCTTCCGAAGGATACCAAACCCGGATCCAAAACCGAGATCGAGCTGACAACACTTCCGGTAAAGCCCGGCATTTACCTGATCCATGTATGGTCGAATGCTTTCACAGAATCGCACAAGCTGGTAATCGTCCCGTAA
- a CDS encoding CBM96 family carbohydrate-binding protein, whose translation MKRFLLHLQCLLLCLGLSASLCAQPAIQWEKTIGTTLDEFPIYKITPTPDGGYILAASARAGIGGDKSEASRGYYDFWIVKLKKDGQKEWDKTIGGNGLDDLRALLVTNDGGYLLGGGSSSDISGEKTSGVLGNTEDTGDFWIVKLDKNGNKQWDKAIGGQYTDVITSMDNTSDGGYILGGFSDSDASFNKSQPSRGIDYWIVKITANGAIQWDKTIGSIFTDRLFSVRQTADGGYILGGNSETYTKPTGDKTSAGNGDFDYWIVKLDNAGNKQWDRVLGGNWEEHFGSVEQTSDGGYVVGGYSSSAISGDKTEDRPADDYWIVKLSADGAKEWDRARGGESDLSWCTNVIQTRDGNYIAFGITRSSAGGDKSEENEGIWLIKFNAAGTKIWDKVWDGFTYGNLVEAADGTLAFVGEVFNSIDQTEPSRGEGDYWIVKLAPEKPPVPQATLRINAGGPDFTTATKKLFIADKYYAGIDRTSSIASGDILNTSNDVLYRSGRSSPSFSYNIPVQIGLVNVTLHFAETYFGAPGKKGGAGSRQFHVNMEGSRKLTNYDIFAQAGGALRANQITFPVIVTDGVLNIDFLTGAADQPRVSAIEIESDNNMGVATLLEDASVRGGVYSPVMYGADATLNVKDGLNDANNSRASYLKFKLPAGVPVGSAKLRVYGHNHENNNNISLHAYGVDNVSWEERSITKLNAPAASTPSLGFVAVNADYKYYEIDVTSYVSAAQQSGKPIISFVLKDPYNRNTRLTFNSRETGSNPAQLVIQAVNPGARLGGGAVFPEVAEKQPSTVFPNPVKDGFTVSLSPEHAGTVTFEMINAAGKGHILLAPENVRPGEKVPLNIAGQSFRTGIYLLKIKSDACTEVLKMVVAE comes from the coding sequence ATGAAACGATTTTTGCTTCACTTACAATGTTTACTGCTTTGCCTTGGCTTGTCTGCAAGTCTCTGTGCTCAGCCTGCTATCCAGTGGGAGAAAACCATTGGTACCACGCTTGACGAATTTCCCATTTATAAGATTACCCCAACACCTGATGGCGGCTATATCCTTGCAGCTTCTGCAAGAGCAGGCATAGGCGGAGACAAGTCGGAAGCTTCAAGAGGTTATTATGACTTTTGGATTGTCAAGCTAAAGAAAGACGGTCAGAAAGAATGGGACAAAACGATTGGCGGCAATGGTTTGGACGATCTGAGGGCTCTCCTGGTTACGAACGATGGGGGATACCTTCTTGGAGGAGGTTCATCCTCAGACATCAGTGGTGAAAAAACATCCGGAGTTCTGGGAAATACCGAGGATACCGGAGATTTCTGGATTGTGAAGTTGGATAAAAACGGAAACAAACAATGGGACAAGGCAATAGGCGGTCAGTATACTGACGTAATCACCAGCATGGACAATACGTCTGACGGCGGATACATACTTGGCGGATTTTCGGATTCCGATGCGAGCTTTAACAAGTCTCAGCCGAGCCGGGGGATTGATTACTGGATTGTAAAAATAACGGCGAATGGAGCGATTCAATGGGACAAAACCATCGGGAGCATTTTTACAGACCGGTTGTTTTCGGTCAGACAAACGGCGGATGGTGGATACATACTGGGCGGTAACTCTGAAACCTACACTAAACCCACCGGCGACAAAACCAGTGCCGGGAATGGCGACTTTGATTACTGGATTGTAAAGCTTGACAATGCCGGAAACAAACAATGGGATCGGGTGTTAGGTGGCAATTGGGAAGAGCATTTTGGATCCGTTGAACAAACCTCAGACGGCGGTTATGTTGTTGGAGGTTATTCTTCTTCTGCAATAAGCGGGGATAAAACCGAAGACCGTCCTGCTGACGATTACTGGATTGTAAAACTTTCAGCAGATGGAGCAAAGGAATGGGACAGGGCAAGGGGAGGCGAAAGTGATCTGAGCTGGTGCACGAATGTGATTCAAACCCGTGATGGTAATTACATCGCATTTGGGATCACGCGATCGTCAGCCGGAGGTGACAAATCGGAAGAAAATGAGGGGATCTGGCTGATCAAGTTCAATGCAGCCGGTACTAAAATATGGGACAAAGTTTGGGATGGATTCACCTATGGCAACCTGGTAGAGGCCGCCGACGGAACACTCGCCTTCGTTGGGGAAGTTTTTAACAGCATTGATCAGACCGAACCTTCGCGAGGTGAGGGTGACTACTGGATCGTTAAATTAGCCCCCGAAAAGCCGCCGGTTCCGCAAGCCACCCTCCGCATCAATGCCGGCGGGCCGGACTTTACCACCGCTACCAAGAAGCTTTTCATTGCGGATAAATATTACGCCGGCATCGACCGCACCAGCTCCATCGCCTCGGGTGATATTTTGAACACGAGCAATGATGTACTTTATCGCTCGGGCCGGAGTTCACCTTCTTTCAGCTACAATATTCCGGTACAGATTGGACTGGTAAATGTCACCCTGCACTTTGCCGAGACGTACTTTGGTGCGCCGGGCAAAAAGGGAGGTGCGGGCAGCCGCCAGTTCCACGTCAACATGGAAGGCAGCCGCAAGCTGACCAACTACGACATCTTCGCTCAGGCAGGAGGAGCCCTGCGTGCCAATCAGATTACTTTTCCGGTGATCGTCACAGACGGCGTGCTCAACATCGACTTCCTCACAGGAGCGGCTGACCAGCCCAGGGTTTCCGCCATTGAAATCGAATCGGATAACAATATGGGAGTAGCAACGCTGCTGGAAGATGCATCCGTACGGGGAGGGGTGTATAGTCCGGTGATGTATGGAGCAGACGCTACGCTGAATGTCAAAGACGGCCTTAATGACGCCAATAACAGCCGCGCTTCGTACCTGAAATTCAAGTTACCGGCAGGTGTGCCCGTGGGTTCTGCAAAGCTGCGCGTTTACGGGCACAATCATGAAAACAATAATAACATTTCACTGCATGCCTATGGTGTCGACAATGTTAGTTGGGAGGAACGTAGCATTACGAAACTGAACGCCCCGGCCGCATCTACGCCATCGCTGGGATTTGTGGCTGTCAATGCTGATTACAAGTATTATGAAATTGATGTAACCAGCTATGTTAGTGCGGCGCAGCAATCCGGTAAACCAATTATAAGTTTCGTTCTGAAAGATCCCTACAACCGTAATACCAGGCTGACCTTCAACAGCAGAGAAACAGGCAGCAATCCCGCTCAGCTGGTGATTCAGGCTGTCAACCCCGGTGCACGATTGGGCGGGGGAGCTGTATTCCCGGAAGTAGCGGAAAAGCAGCCATCAACTGTTTTTCCCAATCCGGTAAAAGACGGGTTCACTGTTTCACTTTCGCCGGAACATGCCGGAACAGTTACCTTTGAAATGATCAATGCAGCAGGAAAAGGTCACATCCTTCTGGCGCCGGAAAATGTCAGGCCAGGCGAAAAGGTGCCCCTGAACATTGCCGGACAATCGTTCAGGACAGGCATTTATTTATTGAAAATAAAATCGGATGCATGTACTGAGGTGCTCAAAATGGTTGTAGCCGAGTGA
- a CDS encoding Ig-like domain-containing protein — protein MKRMFTALRKQGKPSPFKWWVMLISSLLISSHGQASSPGPDVSKAASEKHVSTTRLRHLRAGEQITSFTLINSATKETIQTLTNGSTLNLATLPTKNLNIRANTNPGTVGSVIFNLSGTLTRTQIESQGPYDLFGDGLDWTPDAGSYTLKATPYSEAKGAGTAGTSSSITFKVVSPQTVQVNFQDPATVPPAGWVRDYGQAFGFRTETYQGKNLRYGWKKRLDGSLLNMAIGGDTPGNGRNRNWAANVVQGTLIHMQSDDIVGDFNGTKAEGYWEMEVPVGFYDVTVSAGDANVYPFPESHSLNVEGAEAISNFVPTGPVNTASRVQSATVRVMVSDGNLTIDADGGFNTKINSVRIVPVASGPYAYWSVNEQQLTIEKGASTVNKTFSLELGNSGDKNVQYTLSAVYDAGGSGWLSFNATHDGTEPNVTFNYAAAEKLPVGTYKATVKAVAPGFSGGSFVVQVKVSAPHPYVVSSTPVNAATNVSVNTASIAANNIYVPEVDGYTGGVDNSTITSSTVKLLKVVGNTTTQIQGVVQGTGGGDAISFSPTFALEANTTYKFVVTDGVKSYSKASFLPYTATFTTGDAIESTDPLSVEFTKVTIAETQHKAYSSLVIGPDDKLYALRLDGVIERYTITRPAGTLSNPQSIATLMTKYGARSAIGLVFDPASTATNLIAYVSHCSSGLKGAPEFDGKVSKLTGAGLATEQLLVTNLPRSTKDHLVNSLAFGPDKALYFNLGSNSSMGAYDGSWQRTESLLSSSVLRLDLTKLNGTTLDVKTTTNQALINQAGADQLRLSDNTYNPYATNAPLKIYASGIRNAYDLVWHSNGQLYAPANGSAAGGNTPASVPGTRRLDGTLYNGPAIPATSGVQVQNDWLFRIKPNGYYGHPNPFRGEYVSNRGSKDNIEYPATVTADANYRGAAFDFELNRSPNGVIEYKSNAFNGALKGKLLVCRFSGGGDIIVLEPGSLVKGSADNLYDIKKSYTGAGTNGLVGMSGFINPLDIVEDVKTGNLYVIEFNWNNIPDKTSQITLLQVSSLSDTEGFATAFPSKISAVEVVGVTATAGTLTTTGSTVNFAGGTSQSAGLGKAEDDSRGKGKGKGKKDDQYDDGVRDYSEVALHTVTISNTGRGNLVLKGLGITGADAGEFKMFGDPGVNPNKPVKIRKNSSVTFNIAFFPTSKGEKKAKLEAVGKKKKNDQVVSVELSGIGISYEDDSSAISGPPADTEEQVNTRIAGQTTAKVPGLKIYPNPIQNREKISIDLSDFAGREPVTITMHDRYGQLYQAKTVNTDAQGGTSVELPITRAMKPGIYIIKAHTATGIEQSKFIME, from the coding sequence ATGAAAAGAATGTTTACTGCCCTGCGAAAACAAGGAAAGCCATCACCTTTTAAATGGTGGGTCATGCTGATCAGCAGTTTGCTCATCAGCAGTCACGGACAAGCTTCCAGTCCGGGTCCGGATGTCAGCAAAGCTGCCAGCGAAAAGCATGTATCCACAACCCGCCTGCGTCATCTTCGTGCCGGCGAGCAGATCACGAGCTTTACTTTAATTAACTCCGCCACAAAGGAAACCATTCAGACACTTACCAACGGCAGCACACTCAATTTAGCTACCTTGCCCACCAAAAATCTTAACATCAGGGCCAATACCAACCCTGGTACTGTCGGAAGTGTCATATTCAATCTGAGCGGTACACTAACCCGGACACAAATTGAGTCGCAGGGTCCCTACGATCTGTTCGGGGATGGCCTTGACTGGACACCGGACGCAGGAAGTTACACCTTAAAAGCCACGCCCTACTCGGAGGCGAAAGGCGCAGGTACAGCCGGAACATCCAGCTCCATCACTTTCAAGGTTGTCAGTCCGCAGACGGTTCAGGTCAATTTTCAGGATCCGGCCACAGTTCCTCCCGCAGGCTGGGTGCGGGATTATGGGCAGGCTTTCGGTTTTAGAACGGAGACTTACCAGGGAAAAAACCTTCGCTACGGCTGGAAAAAGCGCCTGGACGGCAGCTTGCTGAACATGGCTATCGGTGGCGACACGCCCGGCAATGGTCGCAACCGGAACTGGGCGGCCAACGTAGTGCAAGGCACGCTGATACATATGCAGTCTGATGATATTGTGGGCGACTTTAACGGTACCAAAGCAGAAGGTTACTGGGAAATGGAAGTACCTGTCGGCTTCTACGATGTAACGGTTTCAGCAGGCGACGCCAATGTTTATCCTTTTCCCGAAAGCCATAGCCTGAATGTAGAGGGCGCCGAGGCGATCAGTAACTTCGTGCCTACCGGACCGGTAAACACTGCCTCCCGCGTCCAGTCAGCGACTGTGCGGGTTATGGTTTCGGATGGTAACCTGACCATTGATGCGGACGGTGGTTTTAATACGAAAATCAACTCTGTCCGCATTGTACCGGTTGCGAGTGGGCCTTATGCCTACTGGTCTGTGAATGAGCAGCAGCTGACCATTGAGAAAGGCGCATCTACCGTCAACAAGACCTTTTCCCTGGAACTCGGTAATTCGGGCGACAAAAACGTTCAATATACATTATCGGCAGTATACGATGCAGGCGGGAGCGGCTGGCTGAGCTTCAATGCCACCCATGATGGCACGGAGCCCAATGTGACTTTCAATTATGCTGCTGCCGAAAAGTTGCCGGTAGGCACGTATAAAGCCACGGTCAAAGCTGTGGCTCCCGGTTTCAGCGGCGGAAGCTTTGTTGTACAGGTAAAAGTAAGTGCCCCCCACCCCTACGTAGTTTCTTCCACGCCGGTAAATGCCGCTACCAATGTGAGCGTCAACACGGCCAGCATTGCAGCCAATAACATTTATGTGCCGGAAGTAGACGGATATACCGGCGGCGTAGACAACAGCACAATTACAAGCAGCACGGTAAAACTGTTAAAGGTAGTCGGCAACACGACCACCCAGATCCAGGGCGTGGTGCAGGGAACCGGTGGCGGCGATGCGATCAGCTTTTCGCCGACATTTGCGCTGGAAGCTAATACAACGTACAAGTTTGTAGTGACAGATGGGGTGAAATCGTACAGTAAAGCTTCATTTCTACCTTATACGGCTACATTTACTACGGGTGACGCCATTGAATCAACGGATCCTTTATCGGTTGAATTTACCAAAGTGACCATTGCCGAGACCCAGCATAAAGCCTATTCTTCTTTGGTGATTGGTCCGGACGACAAGCTTTATGCCTTACGGCTGGATGGTGTGATTGAAAGGTACACCATTACCCGGCCGGCCGGAACACTCAGCAATCCGCAGTCCATTGCGACCCTGATGACCAAATACGGGGCACGTTCGGCAATCGGATTGGTCTTTGATCCTGCCTCTACTGCCACCAACCTGATCGCCTACGTTTCTCATTGCTCCTCCGGCCTGAAAGGTGCGCCTGAGTTTGACGGTAAGGTATCTAAACTGACGGGAGCAGGTCTGGCTACCGAGCAGCTCCTGGTAACCAATCTGCCCCGCTCGACCAAAGATCACCTCGTGAACAGTTTGGCCTTCGGTCCTGATAAAGCTTTATATTTCAATCTGGGCAGCAACAGTTCCATGGGTGCCTATGATGGTTCCTGGCAGCGTACCGAGAGCCTGCTTTCCAGCTCAGTCCTGCGTCTGGATCTGACAAAACTGAATGGTACCACACTGGATGTGAAAACCACGACGAACCAGGCGCTGATCAATCAGGCCGGTGCCGACCAGCTGCGTCTTTCCGATAATACTTACAACCCGTATGCTACGAATGCCCCGCTTAAAATCTACGCTTCCGGCATCCGGAATGCTTACGACCTGGTATGGCACTCCAATGGTCAGTTGTATGCGCCGGCTAACGGTTCTGCGGCCGGGGGTAACACACCGGCTTCCGTGCCAGGAACCCGTCGGTTGGATGGCACCCTGTACAATGGTCCGGCCATCCCGGCTACTTCCGGGGTGCAGGTCCAGAATGACTGGCTGTTCCGTATCAAGCCGAATGGCTACTATGGCCACCCCAATCCTTTCCGCGGAGAATACGTTTCCAACCGCGGAAGCAAAGACAATATTGAATATCCTGCTACCGTAACCGCTGACGCCAATTACCGGGGTGCAGCCTTTGACTTTGAACTAAACCGGTCGCCCAATGGTGTAATTGAGTACAAGAGCAATGCATTCAACGGCGCATTGAAGGGCAAATTACTGGTGTGCCGTTTCAGCGGCGGGGGTGATATCATTGTTTTGGAACCAGGGTCGCTGGTAAAAGGCAGTGCCGATAACCTTTACGATATTAAAAAATCCTACACCGGTGCCGGCACCAACGGATTGGTGGGTATGTCCGGTTTCATTAATCCGCTGGATATTGTGGAAGATGTGAAAACAGGAAACTTGTACGTGATTGAGTTCAACTGGAATAACATACCCGATAAAACTTCCCAGATTACCTTGCTGCAGGTGAGCAGCTTATCGGATACCGAAGGATTTGCTACTGCTTTTCCAAGTAAAATCTCGGCAGTGGAAGTAGTTGGAGTCACAGCGACTGCCGGTACGCTCACCACCACCGGTTCTACGGTTAACTTCGCCGGCGGTACGTCTCAGAGTGCCGGCCTGGGTAAAGCGGAAGATGATAGTCGTGGCAAAGGTAAGGGTAAGGGTAAAAAAGATGATCAATATGATGACGGCGTACGTGATTACTCTGAAGTAGCGCTGCACACCGTGACGATCTCCAACACCGGCCGGGGTAACTTGGTTTTAAAGGGACTCGGTATCACCGGGGCAGATGCCGGCGAATTCAAAATGTTTGGTGACCCGGGTGTTAACCCCAACAAACCCGTGAAAATCCGGAAGAACAGTTCGGTGACTTTTAACATTGCTTTTTTCCCCACATCCAAGGGGGAGAAAAAGGCAAAGCTGGAAGCTGTCGGCAAGAAAAAGAAAAATGATCAGGTGGTATCCGTCGAGCTGTCCGGCATAGGTATTTCCTACGAAGACGATTCTTCCGCGATCAGCGGACCGCCTGCAGATACCGAAGAGCAGGTTAATACGAGGATAGCCGGTCAGACAACAGCGAAAGTACCCGGGCTTAAAATTTATCCCAATCCAATCCAGAACCGCGAAAAGATCTCCATCGACCTGAGTGACTTTGCTGGCCGTGAGCCCGTAACGATCACCATGCATGATCGCTACGGACAGCTGTATCAGGCGAAAACAGTGAACACTGACGCGCAGGGAGGCACTTCTGTGGAGCTGCCGATTACCAGGGCTATGAAACCGGGTATTTACATTATCAAAGCGCATACTGCCACCGGTATCGAGCAATCCAAATTCATCATGGAGTGA